The Streptomyces sp. TLI_105 DNA segment CGACCTGTTCTCCGCTTTCCTCGACCCCACCCTCACCTACTCCTCCGCCGTCTTCACCGCCTTCCCCGTCCGCTTCGAGTCCCTCGCCTCCGCGCAGCACCGCAAGATCGACCGGCTCCTGGACCTCGCCGGCGTCGGCAAGGGCACACGGCTGCTGGAGATCGGCACCGGTTGGGGCGAACTCGCCCTGCGGGCCGCCGCGCGCGGCGCGCGGGTCACCACCCTGACCCTCTCCGCCGAGCAGGCCGCCCTGGCCCGCGAGCGGATCGCGGCCGCCGGGCTCGCCGGCCGGGTCGACGTCCAACTGCGCGACTACCGCGACATCGAGGGCCGCCACGACGCCGTGATCAGCGTCGAGATGATCGAAGCGGTCGGCGCCGACTACTGGCCCTCCTACTTCACGGCCCTGCGCCGCGCGCTCGCCCCCGGCGGCCGGATCGCCCTACAGGCCATCACCATGGGCCACCGGCAGATGCTCCACACCGCCGCCACCCATACCTTCATCAGCAAGTACGTCTTCCCCGGCGGACTGATCCCCTCCCGAGAAGCCATCGCCGAGCACTCCGCCGCCGCCGGGCTGACCACCACCGCCGACAACGGCTACGGCGACCACTACGCCGAGACACTGCGCCTGTGGCGGGAACGGTTCACCGCCCACCGCCCCGCCGTCACCGGCCTCGGCTTCGACCCGGTCTTCCAGCGCATGTGGGAGTTCTACCTCGCCTACTCGGAAGCCGGATTCCGCTCCCGCTACCTCGACGTCCGCCAGCTCCTCCTCACCGAAGGGACCCCCCGATGAAGCCCGCCGCCGACCGTCTCGCGCAACTCCTCGGTCACTTCCTCCCGGGGCCGCTCCCGGTGCGCCTGCGGGCCTGGGACGACAGCCAGGCAGGCCCGCCGGACGCACCCCTGGTCGTGCTCCGCTCGCCCGACGCCCTGCGCCGCCTGGTGTGGCAGCCGGGCGAGCTCGGCCTTGCCGAGGCCTACGTCACCGGTGACCTGGACGTCGAGGGCGACCTGGCCGACGCCCTCTCCCAGGCCGGCCGAAACGTCCGTGACCGGCCCTCGGCACGTCCCGGACCGGCGGGCATGGCCGCGGCCACCGCCCTGGCGGTACGCCTCGGTGTCGTCGGTCCACCCCCGAAGCGCCCCGACGGGCGGGCGCGACTGACCGGTGGTCTGCACAGCGTCTCGCGGGACCGTGCGGGGATCAGCCACCACTACGACCTCTCCAACGACTTCTACGCCCTCCTCCTCGACGAATCGATGGCGTACTCCTGCGCCTACTGGACCCGGCCCGATGATCCCGCGTACACGCTGGCCGACGCGCAGCGCGACAAACTCGACCTGATCTGCCGCAAGCTCGGCCTGGGTCCTGGAGACCGGCTGCTCGACGTCGGCTGTGGCTGGGGGTCTCTCACCGTCCATGCGGCGCGCGAACACAAGGCTCGCGTCACCGCCGTCACTCTCTCCCGCTCCCAGCACGAGTTCGTCACCGCGCGGGCCGTCCGCGAGGGAGTGGCCGACCTCGTGGACGTCCAGCTGCGGCACTGGCGGGACATCGACGACGGCGGCTACGACGCCGCGGCCGCCGTCGAGATGGGCGAACACGTCGGCGACGCCGAGTACCCCGCCTTCGCCGCCAAGCTGCACGACGCACTGCGCCCCGAGGGCCGCCTCCTGATCCAGCAGATGTCCCGCGGCGCCCACGCGCCCGGCGGAGGCGCCTTCATCGAGGCCTACATCGCCCCCGACATGCACATGCGCCCGGTCGGCCGCACCGTGGACCTGTTGGAGACCGCGGGCCTGGAGACCCGCTCCGTCGAATCGCTCCGCGAGCACTACACGACCACCATCGACGCCTGGCGCTCCACCCTCGAACAGCGCTGGAGCGACGTCGAGGACCTCGTCGGAACGACCACCGCCCGGGTCTGGCGCCTCTACCTGGCAGGGGCGTCGCTCGCGTTCGCCGAACGCCGCATGGGCGTCGACCAGATCCTCGCCGTCCGCCCCACCCGCGAAGGAGCGTCGGCGATGCCGGCCACCCCCACCGCCTGGTACGTCCCGGCGACCGCATCGTGAACGGCACCGACTGGGGCACCCTCACCGTCAACCTCGCAGCCTGCGCTGCCACGGCGGCGGCGGTGCTCCTCGCCACCTTCGCCGTCGCCGTACCCCGCGGGCTGCACCGGATCGTCGACATCGCCTGGGGTCTTGCCTTCAGTGCCGTCGCCGCCGTCACCTGGCTGCTGTCCGCCGACCGCGGCGACGACGGCCGCCGCCTGCTCGTCGCCGCGGCGACGATCGTCTGGGGGCTACGCCTGGCGGGTCACATCGCACGGCGCTCCCGCGGCCACGGCGAGGATCCCCGCTACACCGCTCTCCTCGGCAAGGCCCCCGGCAACCGGACCCTCTACGCGCTGCGCACCGTCTACCTCGGCCAGGCGGCCCTCGTCTGGCTGATCTCCCTGCCTGTCCAAATGGCCTCTTACAGCTCCGCGCCCCTGGGCCCCCTGGCCTTCTGCGGGATCGCGGTGTGGGCGCTCGGGCTCACCTTCGAGGCCGTCGGCGACCGCCAACTGGCGCGGTTCAAGGAAGACCCGGCCCACCGCGGCCGGATCATGGACCAGGGCCTGTGGGCCTGGACACGTCACCCCAACTACTTCGGTGACAGCCTCGTGTGGTGGGGCCTGTACCTGCTCGCCTGCACCGCATGGCAGCCGGCCCTGGCCGTCCTCATCTCCCCTGTCCTGATGACCCTGCTGCTCACCGTCGGCAGCGGCAAACGCCTCTTGGAGAAACACATGGCCGACCGTCCCGGGTACCCCGCATACGCCGCCCGTACCAGCGGCTTCCTCCCGCGACCGCCCCGACGGAACGCTCCACGGTCCGGGAGGTAGCCAGTGCCCAGGTCAGCGGCGAACGCGCGTCGGGTGCCACGACCGGCTCTGCTGCCCCTCTTCACCGGATCGCCGCCGTCCCGGGCGAAGGCGGCGGTCCTCGTCCTGCACGGCGGCCGGGCGGACGACTTGGGGCCACTTCCCCCGGTGAACCTGCCCGCGTGGCGGATGCGGCCCTTCGCCACCGCGATCGCGCGCACCACAGCGCACGAGGGAGTCATCGTCGCCCACGTCCGCTACCAGTACCG contains these protein-coding regions:
- a CDS encoding DUF1295 domain-containing protein, yielding MNGTDWGTLTVNLAACAATAAAVLLATFAVAVPRGLHRIVDIAWGLAFSAVAAVTWLLSADRGDDGRRLLVAAATIVWGLRLAGHIARRSRGHGEDPRYTALLGKAPGNRTLYALRTVYLGQAALVWLISLPVQMASYSSAPLGPLAFCGIAVWALGLTFEAVGDRQLARFKEDPAHRGRIMDQGLWAWTRHPNYFGDSLVWWGLYLLACTAWQPALAVLISPVLMTLLLTVGSGKRLLEKHMADRPGYPAYAARTSGFLPRPPRRNAPRSGR
- a CDS encoding cyclopropane-fatty-acyl-phospholipid synthase family protein; this translates as MKPAADRLAQLLGHFLPGPLPVRLRAWDDSQAGPPDAPLVVLRSPDALRRLVWQPGELGLAEAYVTGDLDVEGDLADALSQAGRNVRDRPSARPGPAGMAAATALAVRLGVVGPPPKRPDGRARLTGGLHSVSRDRAGISHHYDLSNDFYALLLDESMAYSCAYWTRPDDPAYTLADAQRDKLDLICRKLGLGPGDRLLDVGCGWGSLTVHAAREHKARVTAVTLSRSQHEFVTARAVREGVADLVDVQLRHWRDIDDGGYDAAAAVEMGEHVGDAEYPAFAAKLHDALRPEGRLLIQQMSRGAHAPGGGAFIEAYIAPDMHMRPVGRTVDLLETAGLETRSVESLREHYTTTIDAWRSTLEQRWSDVEDLVGTTTARVWRLYLAGASLAFAERRMGVDQILAVRPTREGASAMPATPTAWYVPATAS
- a CDS encoding cyclopropane-fatty-acyl-phospholipid synthase family protein → MPPQTPDTSPSVTAPAVRRADVDADHWPDVARLPSAAPARTAIARHFVSRALDRLALTGPATGARPSAANPHLTLHDPGAFHRRIGRHGLIGFGESYMAGEWDSDDLAGVLTVLAGHVDGLVPAPLRRLRSLWVSARPTADRNTRAGARDNIRRHYDLSNDLFSAFLDPTLTYSSAVFTAFPVRFESLASAQHRKIDRLLDLAGVGKGTRLLEIGTGWGELALRAAARGARVTTLTLSAEQAALARERIAAAGLAGRVDVQLRDYRDIEGRHDAVISVEMIEAVGADYWPSYFTALRRALAPGGRIALQAITMGHRQMLHTAATHTFISKYVFPGGLIPSREAIAEHSAAAGLTTTADNGYGDHYAETLRLWRERFTAHRPAVTGLGFDPVFQRMWEFYLAYSEAGFRSRYLDVRQLLLTEGTPR